In one window of Pseudomonas benzenivorans DNA:
- the rimB gene encoding retropepsin-like aspartic endopeptidase RimB, with protein MKTFDQLSVIGLREWINLPDLGMVGLRAKIDTGASTSCLHASDIQPFERDGADWVRFTAHIGTLVQRRHRCEAPLVAVKRIKSSTGHVQSRYTIRTSLILGDRSWPVEFTLTCRKTMRYRVLLGSKALVDGQLVVNPALTYVQDKPSLLDLPGAP; from the coding sequence GTGAAGACCTTCGACCAACTCAGCGTGATCGGCCTGCGCGAATGGATCAACCTACCGGATCTGGGCATGGTCGGCCTGCGTGCGAAGATCGACACCGGCGCCAGCACCTCCTGCCTGCATGCCAGCGACATCCAGCCGTTCGAACGCGACGGTGCCGACTGGGTGCGCTTCACCGCGCACATCGGCACCCTGGTGCAAAGGCGCCATCGCTGCGAGGCGCCGCTGGTAGCGGTCAAGCGCATCAAGAGTTCCACCGGCCATGTGCAGAGCCGCTACACGATCCGCACCAGCCTGATCCTCGGCGACCGCAGCTGGCCGGTGGAATTCACTCTGACCTGCCGCAAGACCATGCGCTACCGGGTACTGCTGGGGTCCAAGGCCCTGGTCGACGGCCAGCTGGTGGTCAACCCGGCGCTGACCTATGTGCAAGACAAACCCTCGCTCCTCGACCTACCTGGTGCCCCATGA
- a CDS encoding RNA-binding S4 domain-containing protein, translating to MSEKDDGKVRLDKWLWAARFYKTRALAKAAIEGGKVHCRGERCKPSKEPKVGDELVIRAGFDERTVVIQALSAVRRGAPQAQELYRETAESIVRREQAAAQRKAGALGVQTDGRPTKKQRRQLQQFHGGQGD from the coding sequence ATGAGCGAGAAAGACGACGGCAAGGTCCGCCTGGACAAGTGGCTGTGGGCGGCGCGTTTCTACAAGACCCGTGCCCTGGCCAAGGCGGCGATCGAGGGCGGCAAGGTGCATTGCCGGGGCGAGCGCTGCAAACCGAGCAAGGAGCCGAAGGTCGGCGACGAGCTGGTGATCCGCGCCGGCTTCGACGAGCGCACGGTGGTGATCCAGGCGCTGTCGGCGGTACGCCGGGGCGCGCCCCAGGCCCAGGAACTGTACCGCGAGACTGCCGAGAGCATCGTCCGCCGCGAGCAGGCCGCGGCACAGCGCAAGGCCGGCGCCCTGGGCGTGCAGACCGACGGCCGGCCGACTAAGAAGCAGCGCCGCCAGCTGCAGCAGTTCCACGGCGGCCAGGGGGACTGA
- a CDS encoding phosphatase PAP2 family protein: MDKDIRIQAAWRWPALLGLNLLAAVVLASWLLPPSRALWDGAGLWLFQCLNGSLGHNPLWDGFWAVTSTRLSDALVGVLMLGLMLHSRWVFRVSELRPALFTFLGLLLTLLVIRVLFNKLVGILDWQHASPSTLVPGTYHLSAAFPELERLFELKDRSSRSFPGDHASVLLLWALFMGLFSRGWKLALNLGLALLFVLPRLVAGAHWLVDVTVGGVFIALLAFAWGYCTPLAGHIANGLARLCRPLWAPLQRLPLINRLRVISPS; this comes from the coding sequence ATGGATAAAGACATCCGCATCCAAGCCGCTTGGCGATGGCCGGCCCTGCTCGGCCTCAACCTGCTGGCCGCCGTCGTGCTGGCCAGCTGGCTGCTGCCGCCCAGCCGCGCGCTGTGGGACGGCGCCGGCCTGTGGCTGTTCCAGTGCCTCAACGGCTCGCTGGGCCACAACCCGCTGTGGGACGGCTTCTGGGCCGTGACCAGCACGCGCCTGAGCGATGCCCTGGTCGGCGTGCTGATGCTCGGTCTGATGCTGCACTCGCGCTGGGTGTTCCGCGTGAGCGAGCTGCGCCCGGCGCTGTTCACCTTCCTCGGCCTGCTGCTGACGCTGCTGGTGATCCGCGTGCTGTTCAACAAGCTGGTCGGCATCCTCGACTGGCAGCACGCCAGCCCCTCGACCCTGGTGCCGGGCACCTATCACCTGAGCGCCGCCTTCCCCGAGCTGGAGCGCCTGTTCGAGCTCAAGGACCGCTCCAGCCGCAGCTTCCCCGGCGACCACGCCTCGGTACTGCTGCTCTGGGCACTGTTCATGGGGCTGTTCAGCCGTGGCTGGAAACTGGCGCTGAATCTCGGCCTGGCCCTGCTGTTCGTGCTGCCGCGGCTGGTGGCCGGCGCCCATTGGCTGGTGGACGTGACGGTCGGTGGAGTGTTCATCGCCCTGCTCGCCTTCGCCTGGGGCTACTGCACGCCGCTGGCCGGGCATATCGCCAACGGCCTGGCCCGGCTCTGCCGGCCGCTGTGGGCGCCCTTGCAGCGCCTGCCGCTGATCAACCGGCTGCGGGTGATCTCCCCGAGCTGA
- the hslO gene encoding Hsp33 family molecular chaperone HslO gives MHDFDHTQRFLFDDSDVRGELVGLGQSYQHVLAKHDYPQPVAQLLGELLAAASLLIGTLKFDGLLVLQARSAGAVPLLMVECSSDGELRGIARYHAEQIGADAGLVELMPEGVLAMTIEPKQGQRYQGIVDLDGATLAECLTNYFATSEQLPTRFWLCADGQRARGLLLQQLPADRLKEAEARAASWQHLATLADTLSAEELLGLDNETLLHRLYHQEELRLFEPRPLCFRCSCSRERSARALVSLGPADAELLLDEHGGQVVIDCQFCNQRYAFDAADVAQLFAGGGSEAPSDTRH, from the coding sequence ATGCACGATTTCGATCACACCCAGCGCTTCCTGTTCGACGACTCCGATGTCCGCGGCGAACTGGTCGGTCTGGGTCAGAGCTACCAGCATGTGCTGGCCAAGCACGACTATCCGCAACCGGTCGCGCAATTGCTCGGCGAGTTGCTCGCCGCGGCCTCGCTGCTGATCGGCACCCTCAAGTTCGACGGCCTGCTGGTGCTGCAGGCGCGCTCCGCCGGCGCGGTGCCGCTGCTGATGGTCGAGTGCTCCAGCGACGGCGAGTTGCGCGGCATCGCCCGCTACCACGCCGAGCAGATCGGCGCCGATGCCGGGTTGGTCGAGCTGATGCCCGAAGGCGTGCTGGCGATGACCATCGAGCCGAAGCAGGGCCAGCGTTACCAAGGCATCGTCGACCTGGACGGCGCCACCCTGGCCGAGTGCCTGACCAACTACTTCGCCACCTCGGAGCAGCTGCCCACGCGCTTCTGGCTGTGCGCCGACGGCCAGCGCGCCCGCGGCCTGCTGCTGCAGCAGCTGCCGGCCGACCGCCTCAAGGAGGCCGAGGCCCGTGCCGCCAGTTGGCAGCACCTGGCGACCCTGGCCGATACCCTGAGCGCCGAAGAGTTGCTCGGCCTGGACAATGAGACCCTGCTGCACCGCCTCTATCACCAGGAGGAGCTGCGCCTGTTCGAGCCGCGCCCGCTGTGTTTCCGTTGCAGCTGTTCGCGCGAGCGTTCGGCCAGGGCCCTGGTCAGCCTGGGGCCGGCCGATGCCGAGCTGCTGCTCGACGAGCACGGTGGCCAGGTGGTGATCGACTGCCAGTTCTGCAACCAACGCTATGCCTTCGACGCCGCCGACGTCGCCCAGCTGTTCGCCGGCGGCGGCAGCGAGGCGCCCTCAGACACGCGCCACTGA